In one Sphingomonas hankookensis genomic region, the following are encoded:
- a CDS encoding glycosyltransferase, whose protein sequence is MNAPDSGHPLRVFYIGAGDPVSPRSGMDVVARGHIAELAQSPDIALSGVFATLPADGPAPSFGGVTGFRADTAKPPRGRKLRHMLSGKLLMSIGFVSEAARRAVRDGLAAKPDIVVVDHIQALANVSLWRLLVGRTPFVFVGHNVTPDTLLDAARLRTSRASRLFLRLEALQSWIMEAALLLRARLSVFISHTDAERYRHLTGSRAVALCPVIERDESVARTGDDRDARRVLFIGSPGFPPNRSAIDWIVRELAPRLLQRDVPVTVSFIGGGTRDYIGPPATNVETLGFVADAEMERLLSQCLCMLSPVVHGSGLKIKVLEAFAAGAPVLATPLSLQGFGFMGQPPMLDLADPDAAVNRIAALAADPVAAASLRDQVRRAWSAHVAARHGALADAIRVAAGRRRVHRTG, encoded by the coding sequence CGCCCAATCGCCCGACATCGCGCTCAGCGGCGTGTTCGCCACCTTGCCGGCGGATGGTCCCGCCCCCTCGTTCGGCGGGGTGACCGGCTTTCGCGCCGATACCGCCAAGCCCCCCCGCGGACGCAAGTTGCGCCACATGCTGTCGGGCAAGTTGCTGATGAGCATCGGCTTCGTGTCCGAAGCCGCCCGCCGCGCGGTCCGCGACGGGCTCGCCGCAAAGCCGGACATCGTGGTCGTCGACCATATCCAGGCGCTCGCCAACGTGTCGCTTTGGCGCCTGCTGGTCGGGCGCACGCCGTTCGTGTTCGTCGGCCACAATGTCACGCCCGACACGCTGCTCGACGCGGCGCGACTGCGTACATCGCGGGCGTCGCGGCTGTTTCTGCGGCTGGAAGCGCTGCAGTCCTGGATCATGGAAGCGGCCTTGCTGCTGCGCGCTCGCCTGTCGGTCTTCATCTCGCACACCGATGCCGAGCGATACCGCCACTTGACCGGCAGTCGCGCGGTGGCGCTCTGCCCCGTGATCGAACGCGACGAAAGCGTGGCCAGGACGGGCGACGACCGAGACGCCCGCCGCGTCCTGTTCATCGGAAGCCCCGGCTTTCCGCCGAACCGCAGCGCGATCGACTGGATCGTCCGCGAACTGGCCCCCCGCCTGCTGCAGCGCGACGTTCCGGTCACGGTCAGTTTCATCGGCGGCGGAACGCGCGACTATATCGGTCCGCCGGCGACGAATGTCGAAACGCTGGGGTTCGTGGCCGATGCGGAAATGGAGCGGCTGTTGTCGCAGTGCCTGTGCATGCTCAGTCCCGTCGTTCACGGCAGCGGCCTGAAGATCAAGGTGCTAGAAGCGTTCGCAGCCGGTGCCCCGGTTCTTGCCACGCCCCTGTCGCTGCAGGGATTTGGATTCATGGGACAGCCGCCGATGCTGGACCTCGCGGACCCCGATGCCGCGGTCAACCGGATCGCCGCGCTCGCCGCCGACCCCGTCGCCGCGGCGTCGCTGCGCGATCAGGTCCGCCGCGCATGGAGTGCGCATGTCGCGGCACGGCACGGCGCGCTGGCCGACGCCATCCGCGTCGCAGCCGGACGTCGCCGGGTGCATCGGACAGGATAG
- a CDS encoding acyltransferase family protein — protein sequence MTTEILPAGEAPTRAIPAAVLDQNLSIYLDLLRLVAAVEVVLGHARHFVMPRLPGFLSGHTGEAVAIFFVLSGFVIAFVADRKERTLRSYATARLSRLFSVCLIALASNVVFDAISRHYGAQPLTALPYYNGDYLGTLPFSLTFTNELWFSHRVFGTNEPYWSLGFEAAYYAIFAAFFYGGRRRGAILGVGLMLFFGPKIVAYMPIWLIGYATYHLLRTGRIRLHPAMAAGGFVVSIGLYLMVKRTMEHWASPMFEPVAAEQLARSFVYFAIVGLLVAVNIVALRQLAPTRRLIPDRVAAAIRWLAGASFTLYLVHQPFLVMLSSLFPGIRTSAVAGGAAILATFALALVLAELGERRKRTFQSAFGRILGVAPASKDMPAA from the coding sequence ATGACCACCGAGATATTGCCGGCCGGCGAAGCACCCACGCGCGCAATCCCCGCCGCTGTCCTCGACCAGAATCTTTCCATCTATCTCGACCTGTTGCGGCTGGTCGCGGCCGTGGAAGTCGTGCTGGGCCATGCCCGCCATTTCGTCATGCCGCGCCTGCCCGGTTTCCTGTCCGGGCATACGGGAGAAGCGGTCGCGATATTCTTCGTGCTGTCGGGTTTCGTGATCGCCTTCGTCGCCGACCGCAAGGAACGCACCCTGCGCAGCTACGCCACCGCGCGACTGTCTCGGCTCTTCTCGGTCTGCCTGATCGCGCTTGCGTCCAATGTCGTGTTCGATGCGATCAGCCGGCATTATGGCGCTCAGCCGCTGACCGCGCTGCCCTATTACAATGGCGATTACCTCGGCACGCTACCCTTCTCGCTGACGTTCACCAACGAACTGTGGTTCTCGCACCGGGTCTTCGGCACCAACGAGCCCTATTGGTCGCTCGGGTTCGAAGCGGCCTATTACGCCATCTTCGCGGCGTTCTTCTATGGCGGCCGGCGGCGGGGGGCGATCCTGGGGGTCGGGCTGATGCTGTTCTTCGGGCCGAAGATCGTCGCCTATATGCCCATCTGGCTGATCGGCTACGCTACCTATCACCTGCTGCGGACGGGACGCATCCGGCTGCATCCCGCGATGGCCGCCGGAGGCTTCGTGGTGTCGATCGGCCTCTATCTGATGGTCAAACGTACGATGGAGCATTGGGCGTCGCCGATGTTCGAGCCGGTTGCCGCCGAACAGCTGGCACGCAGCTTCGTCTATTTCGCGATCGTCGGCCTGCTGGTCGCGGTCAATATCGTGGCGTTGCGGCAGCTGGCACCGACACGCAGACTGATACCGGACCGCGTCGCTGCGGCGATCCGCTGGCTGGCCGGGGCCAGCTTCACGCTGTACCTGGTGCATCAGCCGTTCCTCGTCATGTTGTCGTCGCTGTTCCCCGGCATCCGCACCAGCGCAGTTGCGGGTGGCGCGGCCATCCTCGCGACGTTTGCGCTTGCCCTGGTGCTGGCGGAACTGGGGGAACGCCGCAAACGCACGTTCCAGTCGGCGTTCGGGCGGATTCTCGGCGTCGCACCTGCATCGAAGGATATGCCGGCGGCATGA
- a CDS encoding acyltransferase family protein, with protein sequence MNIDRSEAAPVIGGKRPGVMLYNLHALRAVAAILVIFVHTTDVLAPVGLRDTKFYFGIAGVDLFFVISGFVMTFTQDRKPIAPREFAIHRIIRVVPLYWTMTLAVFAAAMVVPSLFASETVTVAKLLQSLFFWPYMNDVGRIQPLLFVGWTLNYEFFFYLIFTLSIALCAGRQRVAPLLCVALLAAIVALGAAVPDLPVAAQFFSNSVILEFALGIVAGRLFARDALPRGAWAWALMAIGFVVLLGAEQAGLRAPRVLVQGIAATVVVVAALGIERDGHALRGAFVQLLGAASYALYLSHPFVMKAFGIVSRKLPAGPLTWMLALLAMIASVAVAIAIHKLYEVPVTKWLRRRAG encoded by the coding sequence ATGAACATCGACCGTTCCGAAGCGGCCCCCGTCATCGGTGGCAAGCGTCCCGGCGTCATGCTGTACAATCTGCACGCGTTGCGCGCGGTGGCGGCGATCCTCGTCATCTTCGTGCATACCACCGACGTGCTGGCGCCGGTCGGACTGCGCGACACCAAATTCTATTTCGGCATCGCCGGGGTCGACCTGTTCTTCGTCATCAGCGGGTTCGTGATGACCTTTACCCAGGATCGCAAACCGATCGCCCCGCGCGAATTCGCGATCCATCGCATCATCCGCGTCGTGCCGCTCTACTGGACGATGACGCTGGCGGTGTTCGCGGCGGCGATGGTCGTGCCATCGCTGTTCGCGTCGGAGACGGTGACGGTCGCCAAGCTGCTCCAGTCGCTCTTCTTCTGGCCGTACATGAATGATGTCGGCCGAATCCAGCCGCTGCTGTTCGTCGGTTGGACGCTGAACTATGAATTCTTCTTCTACCTGATTTTCACGCTCAGCATCGCGCTCTGCGCCGGGCGGCAGCGGGTCGCGCCGTTGCTGTGCGTCGCGTTGCTGGCGGCGATCGTCGCGCTGGGCGCGGCCGTGCCCGACCTGCCGGTCGCGGCGCAATTCTTCTCCAATTCGGTGATCCTCGAATTCGCGCTGGGCATCGTCGCGGGCCGGCTGTTCGCGCGCGATGCGCTGCCGCGTGGAGCATGGGCGTGGGCGCTGATGGCGATCGGGTTCGTGGTGCTGCTGGGTGCCGAACAGGCGGGGCTGCGCGCGCCGCGGGTGCTGGTACAGGGGATCGCGGCGACCGTCGTGGTGGTCGCCGCGCTGGGCATCGAACGCGACGGCCATGCGCTGCGCGGGGCCTTCGTCCAGTTGCTGGGGGCGGCCAGCTACGCGCTCTATTTGTCGCATCCCTTCGTCATGAAGGCGTTCGGGATCGTCAGCCGCAAGCTGCCGGCGGGACCGCTCACGTGGATGCTGGCGCTGCTGGCGATGATCGCGTCGGTGGCCGTCGCGATCGCGATCCACAAGCTGTACGAGGTGCCGGTCACCAAATGGCTGCGGCGGCGCGCGGGCTGA
- a CDS encoding PilZ domain-containing protein — protein MNINAHLYRQDDRRHEDRVLVERAGTLRLAEHPPESITIADLTRDGCRIDAPVPLAPGTQIGVGIAGVGVVRAEVRWRNGSEHGCAFAEPLRSGAVTAALMSNVHPFPGSAEPVAASSKLSVGTSSAALFAIAASGWGVVAALLWLVD, from the coding sequence GTGAACATCAACGCGCATCTCTATCGCCAGGACGATCGCCGTCATGAGGATCGGGTACTCGTGGAGCGGGCGGGCACGCTCCGGCTGGCCGAACACCCCCCCGAATCGATCACCATCGCCGACCTGACCCGCGACGGTTGCCGGATCGACGCACCGGTGCCGCTGGCCCCCGGTACGCAGATCGGGGTCGGCATCGCCGGCGTCGGCGTGGTGCGGGCCGAAGTCCGGTGGCGCAACGGGTCCGAACATGGCTGCGCCTTTGCCGAGCCGCTGCGGTCGGGCGCGGTCACGGCGGCGTTGATGTCGAACGTCCATCCGTTTCCGGGCAGCGCCGAACCGGTCGCCGCATCGTCGAAATTGTCGGTCGGCACCAGCAGCGCGGCGTTGTTCGCCATCGCCGCCAGCGGGTGGGGCGTCGTCGCCGCGCTGCTCTGGCTGGTCGACTGA